The Kitasatospora paranensis genome has a window encoding:
- a CDS encoding divalent metal cation transporter yields the protein MTGDTTTRTPPSGTVAATAPPGRRGRWGRFAVVAAVAGPGLVAANAGNDAAGIATYATAGSQYTYGTLFFMLLVTVALVMVQEMAVRLGAHTGKGLGALIREQFSLRLTAVALFCLLLANTGLVVSEFAGIGAAFELLGVPKWAVIPPAALLLWALVLFGSYRWAERIFLLMSLVFFAYPVAMILGRPHWGQVGSHLVLPHVQPDKAFILLGVALIGTTVSPYMQFYAAAGVVDRGAKPEDYRLIRADAILGALFACVISMTIIVATASAIGGSGPLASAAQAAEALKPVAGQGAELLFAFGLIGASALAGAVVPLSASYAIGEAAGVERSVSRSFRDAPLFLGLFTAQIALGAAVAMTPVDVIKLLIGTQVLQGLISPVVLVYLLILTNRRSVLGAAANGPRYRIAAGAVVVAVAAMSTILLVQTVLGWFGLG from the coding sequence GTGACCGGCGACACCACCACCCGTACGCCCCCGTCCGGCACCGTCGCGGCGACGGCGCCGCCCGGACGCCGCGGGCGCTGGGGACGCTTCGCCGTCGTGGCGGCGGTCGCCGGCCCCGGGCTGGTCGCGGCCAACGCCGGCAACGACGCCGCCGGGATCGCCACCTACGCCACAGCGGGCTCGCAGTACACGTACGGCACGCTCTTCTTCATGCTGCTGGTCACCGTCGCCCTGGTGATGGTCCAGGAGATGGCCGTGCGGCTCGGCGCCCACACCGGCAAGGGCCTGGGGGCGCTCATCCGCGAGCAGTTCAGCCTGCGGCTGACCGCGGTGGCGCTGTTCTGCCTGCTGCTGGCCAACACCGGGCTGGTGGTCAGCGAGTTCGCCGGGATCGGCGCCGCCTTCGAACTGCTCGGTGTCCCCAAGTGGGCGGTGATCCCGCCGGCCGCGCTGCTGCTCTGGGCGCTGGTGCTGTTCGGCTCCTACCGCTGGGCGGAGCGGATCTTCCTGCTGATGTCGCTGGTGTTCTTCGCCTACCCGGTGGCCATGATCCTGGGCCGGCCGCACTGGGGGCAGGTCGGCTCGCACCTCGTCCTGCCGCACGTCCAGCCCGACAAGGCGTTCATCCTGCTCGGCGTGGCCCTGATCGGCACCACGGTCAGCCCGTACATGCAGTTCTACGCCGCGGCCGGGGTGGTGGACCGCGGGGCGAAGCCGGAGGACTACCGGCTGATCCGGGCGGACGCGATCCTCGGCGCGCTGTTCGCCTGTGTGATCAGCATGACGATCATCGTCGCGACGGCCTCCGCGATCGGCGGCAGCGGACCGCTCGCCTCGGCCGCCCAGGCCGCCGAGGCGCTGAAGCCGGTGGCCGGGCAGGGCGCCGAACTGCTCTTCGCGTTCGGGCTGATCGGGGCCTCGGCACTGGCAGGCGCGGTGGTGCCGCTGTCGGCGAGCTACGCGATCGGGGAGGCGGCCGGGGTGGAGCGCTCGGTGTCCCGCAGCTTCCGCGACGCGCCGCTGTTTTTGGGACTGTTCACCGCTCAGATCGCGCTGGGCGCCGCGGTGGCGATGACCCCGGTCGACGTGATCAAACTGCTGATCGGCACCCAGGTGCTGCAGGGCCTGATCAGCCCGGTCGTCCTGGTGTACCTGCTGATCCTCACCAACCGCCGCAGCGTGCTCGGGGCGGCCGCCAACGGCCCGCGGTACCGGATCGCGGCCGGTGCGGTGGTCGTCGCCGTGGCGGCCATGTCGACCATCCTGCTGGTGCAGACCGTGCTCGGCTGGTTCGGCCTGGGCTGA
- a CDS encoding magnesium transporter MgtE N-terminal domain-containing protein, with the protein MATSTLLATTSARLRDRRVRSVRRAGAVQAVRASLVSLAGLVGRPVTNQSGEEVGRIVDVVARLYGSEPYPPVTGLVVSVGRRRAFIAADKVGRFAGDRVSLSSARLDLREFERRPGEVLLCRDVLDHQLVDVDGVQVSRAADLYLAPQGGRTVLVGVDVSLSTLLRRLGPRRWQARPTPERVVDWQSVAPFAEQATDGPAQVHLRASRAALHRLRPAELADVLEDLGRIERQQLLTWLAPAHVADALEEMEPAELENLLREAAPEDAARLVDEMEPDEAVDALRDLDPGERERLLQRLPQSDAAELRGLLTYREGTAGGCMTPRVITARRTDTASAVRSSLAELAEHRAEIAAVALVDDHGRLLADISLFDLTVAEEPTTMGEIADWTAQFGPPATVDPHARIAEAAELLVASRASSLLVVDGQGRPIGRILADDVLDTLLPERGRLHFRRFLQ; encoded by the coding sequence ATGGCCACCAGCACACTGCTCGCCACCACGTCCGCACGCCTGCGCGACCGCCGGGTCAGGTCCGTCCGCCGGGCCGGCGCCGTCCAGGCCGTCCGCGCCTCGCTGGTCTCACTGGCCGGCCTGGTCGGCCGCCCGGTGACCAACCAGTCCGGCGAGGAGGTCGGCCGGATCGTCGACGTGGTCGCCCGGCTGTACGGCTCCGAGCCCTACCCGCCCGTCACCGGCCTAGTGGTGAGCGTCGGCCGGCGACGGGCCTTCATCGCCGCCGACAAGGTCGGCCGGTTCGCCGGCGACCGGGTGTCGCTCAGCTCCGCCCGGCTCGACCTGCGGGAGTTCGAGCGCCGGCCCGGCGAGGTGCTGCTCTGCCGGGACGTGCTGGACCACCAACTCGTCGACGTGGACGGGGTGCAGGTCAGCCGGGCGGCCGACCTCTACCTCGCACCGCAGGGCGGCCGCACCGTGCTGGTCGGGGTGGATGTGAGCCTGTCGACCCTGCTGCGGCGCCTCGGCCCGCGGCGCTGGCAGGCCCGGCCGACGCCGGAACGGGTCGTCGACTGGCAGTCGGTGGCGCCGTTCGCCGAGCAGGCCACCGACGGCCCGGCCCAGGTGCACCTGCGGGCGTCCCGGGCGGCACTGCACCGGCTGCGCCCCGCGGAGCTCGCCGACGTCCTGGAGGACCTCGGCCGGATCGAGCGCCAGCAGCTCCTCACCTGGCTGGCGCCGGCCCATGTCGCCGACGCGCTGGAGGAGATGGAGCCGGCGGAGCTGGAGAACCTGCTGCGCGAGGCTGCCCCGGAGGACGCGGCCCGGCTGGTCGACGAGATGGAGCCGGACGAGGCCGTCGACGCGCTGCGCGACCTGGACCCGGGCGAGCGCGAACGGCTGCTGCAGCGGCTGCCCCAGAGCGACGCCGCCGAGCTGCGCGGCCTGCTCACCTACCGGGAGGGGACGGCGGGCGGCTGCATGACGCCCCGCGTGATCACCGCCCGCCGGACGGACACCGCCTCCGCCGTCCGCAGCAGCCTGGCCGAACTGGCCGAGCACCGCGCCGAGATCGCGGCGGTCGCCCTGGTCGACGACCACGGCCGGCTGTTGGCCGACATCTCGCTGTTCGACCTGACGGTGGCGGAGGAGCCCACCACCATGGGCGAGATCGCCGACTGGACGGCCCAGTTCGGGCCGCCCGCCACCGTGGACCCGCATGCCCGCATCGCGGAGGCCGCCGAACTCCTGGTGGCCTCCCGGGCGTCCTCGCTGCTCGTGGTCGACGGGCAGGGCCGCCCGATCGGCCGCATCCTCGCCGACGATGTCCTCGACACCCTGCTGCCCGAGCGCGGGCGCCTGCACTTCCGGAGGTTCCTGCAGTGA
- the argJ gene encoding bifunctional glutamate N-acetyltransferase/amino-acid acetyltransferase ArgJ, whose amino-acid sequence MDLAVPRGYLSYTANMGLKDEAHDFALVVSEVPAVSAAVFTRSRFAGPSVVLSRADAGLRRSRGMVVVSRNANVATGKVGAAHAEEVRRLAAEKAGVLPEELVIGSTGVIGRPYPIESIREGIAKIPTPPAAADFEAAAAAIMTTDTRAKSVHLRCGDAVVVGIAKGVGMIEPNMATLLTFFFTDAEIGADRLEAVFRRVVDRTFNALSIDTDTSTSDSAAVFANGLAGPVDEDEFERVLYEAALSLVRNIASDGEGASKLLEVRVTGARDDAQAKRVGKAVVNSPLVKTSVHGADPNWGRVAMAIGKLDDDLDIEPARVRIHYGELEMFPEEPDDAMLARARAYLAGDEIVIGVDLGIGDGEFTVYGCDLTEGYIALNSGCTT is encoded by the coding sequence ATGGACTTGGCAGTGCCGCGGGGGTACCTCTCCTACACCGCGAACATGGGACTCAAGGACGAGGCGCACGACTTCGCCCTGGTGGTGTCCGAGGTGCCCGCCGTGTCCGCCGCGGTGTTCACCCGGTCGCGCTTCGCCGGCCCCAGCGTGGTGCTCAGCCGCGCCGACGCCGGACTCCGCCGCAGCCGCGGCATGGTCGTCGTCTCCCGCAACGCCAACGTCGCCACCGGCAAGGTCGGTGCGGCGCACGCCGAGGAGGTCCGCCGGCTCGCCGCCGAGAAGGCCGGGGTGCTGCCCGAGGAGCTGGTGATCGGCTCGACCGGCGTCATCGGCCGCCCCTACCCGATCGAGAGCATCCGCGAGGGCATCGCCAAGATCCCCACGCCGCCGGCCGCTGCCGACTTCGAGGCCGCCGCCGCCGCGATCATGACCACCGACACCCGGGCCAAGTCCGTCCACCTGCGCTGCGGCGACGCCGTCGTGGTCGGCATCGCCAAGGGCGTCGGCATGATCGAGCCGAACATGGCGACGCTGCTCACCTTCTTCTTCACCGACGCCGAGATCGGGGCCGACCGGCTGGAGGCGGTCTTCCGGCGGGTCGTCGACCGGACGTTCAACGCGCTCAGCATCGACACCGACACCTCGACCAGCGACTCCGCGGCCGTCTTCGCCAACGGCCTGGCCGGCCCGGTGGACGAGGACGAGTTCGAGCGGGTGCTGTACGAGGCCGCGCTCTCCCTCGTCCGGAACATCGCCTCCGACGGCGAGGGTGCGAGCAAGCTGCTGGAGGTGCGGGTCACCGGCGCCCGCGACGACGCCCAGGCCAAGCGGGTGGGCAAGGCCGTGGTGAACTCGCCGCTGGTCAAGACCTCCGTCCACGGTGCCGACCCCAACTGGGGCCGGGTCGCGATGGCGATCGGCAAGCTCGACGACGACCTCGACATCGAACCGGCCCGGGTGCGGATCCACTACGGGGAGCTGGAGATGTTCCCGGAGGAGCCCGACGACGCGATGCTGGCACGCGCCCGTGCCTACCTCGCCGGGGACGAGATCGTCATCGGGGTCGACCTCGGCATCGGCGACGGCGAGTTCACCGTCTACGGCTGCGACCTGACCGAGGGCTACATCGCGCTCAACTCCGGGTGCACCACCTGA
- a CDS encoding carbohydrate-binding module family 20 domain-containing protein, which translates to MHVTVGRPRPRPVLSLLLALLVTALLVPAGTAAAAGAAPSSVSVPVRVTAATDPGDTVLLSGSVAELGAWDPAEAVPLTTDGGGSSLWSATVPLPAGSQVQYTYLRRTGAGELVREDVPVRSVFVSANGHLALDDQWNVADGNPVTTVFNAEATTWYGQQLLVSGSLPELGAWDPAKAVPLSTSAFVYPQWTGFATLPPDTALRYKYLTRDPDGTVTWESGPDRSTTTPPSGGTLIVHDTWR; encoded by the coding sequence ATGCACGTCACCGTCGGCCGCCCCCGGCCCCGACCGGTCCTGTCGCTGCTGCTCGCCCTGCTCGTCACCGCCCTGCTCGTCCCAGCCGGCACCGCCGCGGCCGCCGGAGCGGCACCGTCCTCGGTGTCCGTACCCGTCCGGGTGACGGCGGCCACCGACCCCGGCGACACCGTCCTGCTGTCCGGGAGCGTCGCCGAACTCGGCGCCTGGGATCCGGCCGAGGCCGTCCCGCTCACCACCGACGGCGGCGGCTCGTCGCTCTGGTCCGCGACCGTTCCGCTCCCGGCGGGCAGTCAGGTCCAGTACACGTACCTCCGGCGCACCGGCGCCGGCGAGCTCGTCCGCGAGGACGTCCCCGTCCGGTCCGTGTTCGTGTCCGCGAACGGGCACCTCGCCCTCGACGACCAGTGGAACGTCGCGGACGGCAACCCCGTCACCACCGTCTTCAACGCCGAGGCCACCACCTGGTACGGACAGCAGCTCCTCGTCAGCGGGAGCCTCCCCGAACTCGGCGCCTGGGATCCGGCCAAGGCCGTCCCGCTGAGCACCAGCGCCTTCGTCTACCCGCAGTGGACGGGCTTCGCCACCCTGCCGCCCGACACCGCCCTCCGGTACAAGTACCTGACCAGGGACCCGGACGGCACCGTCACCTGGGAGAGCGGCCCGGACCGGTCCACCACCACCCCGCCGAGCGGCGGCACCCTGATCGTCCACGACACCTGGCGGTAG
- a CDS encoding SigE family RNA polymerase sigma factor — protein sequence MTADEASAEFHGFFERHHAELARLAYLLTGEADTADDLAADAMVALWHRWDRVRRADHPIAYARGVVANLARGRIRSAVRERRRVLAFWSHRPERTDDPDVAAVVDVRAALARLPLRKRACVVLRHAFDLSEQDTARALGISVGTVKSQTSRGMAELEKLLGARAGEALTGRRS from the coding sequence ATGACCGCCGATGAGGCGTCCGCGGAGTTCCACGGGTTCTTCGAACGCCACCACGCCGAACTGGCCCGACTGGCATACCTCCTGACAGGCGAGGCCGACACCGCCGACGATCTCGCCGCAGACGCGATGGTCGCCCTCTGGCACCGCTGGGACCGCGTCCGCCGGGCCGACCACCCGATCGCCTACGCCCGCGGGGTGGTCGCCAACCTGGCACGCGGCCGGATCCGCAGCGCCGTCCGGGAACGCCGCCGCGTCCTGGCGTTCTGGTCGCACCGCCCCGAGCGGACGGACGATCCCGACGTCGCCGCCGTCGTGGACGTCCGCGCCGCGCTCGCCCGGCTGCCCCTGCGCAAGCGGGCCTGCGTGGTACTGCGGCACGCCTTCGACCTCTCGGAGCAGGACACCGCGCGGGCCCTGGGCATCTCGGTCGGTACGGTGAAGAGCCAGACCTCCAGGGGGATGGCGGAGTTGGAGAAGCTGCTCGGGGCACGGGCCGGCGAAGCACTCACGGGCAGGAGGAGCTGA